The Terriglobus roseus region ACGTTCGAGGAGTGTTTCATGATTCGCAAATCTGTTCGTTGTTTCGCTGCCCTTCTTCTTTGCGCTATTGCCGGTGGTGCGCAGGCGCAAAAGGCTGACCTGAATTTTCTGAATAACAACCAGCCGGTGCTGGATGCGCATAACTGCTATCCGTATGAGGGGCATTGGAACAATCGCGTGTATCGCGCGCTGTCTTCGGGGTTCCCGGTTTCGATTGAGCAGGATCTTGCGTGGTATGTGGATCCGGGTACGGGCAAGGGACGTGTTGTGGTGTCGCATACGCCGAAGCCGAGTGGGCAGGAGCCAACGTTGCGCGATTACTTCTTTGAGCAGGTGCGTCCGACGATTGAGAAGGCCATCAAGGAAAATAAGAAGGACACGTGGCCTGTCGTGGTGTTGCACTTTGACTTCAAGGACAATCAGCCAGCGCTGTTGCATGCTGTGTGGGATTTGTTGAATGAGTATCAGCCTTGGCTTTCGACTGCAGTGCAGACAAACGATCCGCACACGCTCTCGAAGATTGAGCGCAGGCCAATTCTGGCCATTACAGAAGATAACGATGAGCAGGCGAAGGTGTTCAACGATGCTGTGCCGGTTGGTGGCAAGCTGTTGATCTTTGGTTCTGCGCATTCGGTGGAGGCACCTGCGGGGATGAAGGGGGCGGAGCGCGCGCATTGGGTGGCCACTGCCGCGCCGGAAGCGATGCTGGTGGACCGTCCGACAAATTATCGGCGCTGGTCGAATAACTCGTGGGCTGCGGTGGAAGAAGGTGGTCAGCACAAGGCTGGCGATTGGACTGCTGCAGATCAGGCACGGTTGAAGGCGTTGGTGGACCATGCGCATACGCTTGGCTATTGGATTCGCTTCTACACGATCGATGGATTCGATCCCGCTGAGCCGAACGAGAAGAACGGCTGGGGGCAGGGTTATAACTTCGGATCGCTGGATGCAGGTGTGCGGCGCATGAAGGGTGCGATTGCGGCTGGCGTGAACTTCATTGCGACGGATCAGTATGAAGTGCTGGCTCCGCTGTTGAAGCAGAACTCGCAGTCGCTGCGTCCTACTGCGACGAGTTTCTCCGCGAAGTAAGTGGCTATCAGCCGGACAGGTTTCTACTGTCCGGCTTGCACGATTGTGTTTGAACGCTGCTCTGAAAGATTCTGCAAATGTATTGGAAACGTATTGCGTCGCTTTTGATTGCAGCATCGTGCGTTACTCTTGCTGCCGTTGCACAAACGCAGACTATGTCTGCGGATGATGAGTTGCGCGGGGTTATCGTTCTTCTGCGGCATGGAGTGCGTGCACCGATTGAGAGCGAGATTCGTGCGAGTTCTTATAACGCGCAGCCTTGGCCGGCGTGGCCCGTTGAGCAAGGTGTTCTTACGCCGCATGGGACGAAGGCGCTGAACCTGTTGGGTGAGTGGTATCGCGCGCGGTATGCTTCGTTGTTGGAAGGATCATCGTGCGATAAGCGCGGTATCTATGCGGAGGCGAATACTTCGCAGCGCACGATTGCTTCTGCGCACGCGATGTTGGATGGGCTTGCGCCGGGCTGTGATGTTACGGTGCATCAGGCACCTAAAGGAAAGCGCAATCGTTTGTTCACGGGAGCCAGTGGTACCGCGGTAAATCAGCAGCAGCTTACGGATGCCGTTGATGGACGCATGGCGAATAATCCTGACTGGTATGTGCATGCGTTCGCTGTGCCGATGGCGTTGATGTATCACGTGATGCATGACTGCACTGTGTTGGATAAAGATTGCGATGCCAACACGCCGGACTTTCGCACGGTACGCGTGAAGGATGGCAAGGCGATGCCGCGCAATGCGCGCGAAGAAAATCCGGTGACGTTGGGTGCGGATTTTGCCGAGCACTTTCTGTTGGAGTACACGGAAGGCATGCGGATGGAGCAGGTGGGATGGGGGCGCATTACGCGTGCCGATCTTGATCAGTTGATGGAGATGAACACTCGCTATCACGACTTCATGTTGCGCACTCCGTATTCGACACAGGTGGTGGCATCGAATTTGGCGGATCGTATTCGCGCAACGATTGAGGCTACCGCTTCAGGCAAAGCTGTTCCGCGCGAGCTTGGTGTGGCGGCGGATCGTTTCATTTTGCTGGATGGGCATGATGGCAATCTGAGCTGGCTTGGTGGTCTGTTGCGGATGGATTGGGTGTTGAAGGATCAGACTTTCAACGCGACGCCGCCGGGTGGTGGCTTTGTGTTTGAGGTGCATCACAGCCGCTCGACGGGGAAGAATACGGTGCAGATTTCGTATGTGAGTCAGACGTTGGATCAGATGCGTTATCTACAGCCTTTGACGGAGCAGAATGGGCCTTCCATTGCTCCTGTCTTTGTGCCGGGATGCAGTGGGCCAGCACCTGCGTATGCGTGTTCTGTCGAGGATTTTTCGCGAGTGGTGGGTGCGGCGATTGATACCAATTTCTTAGAAGCAAATGATCGATAGTGGGTGTAGGCTCAACGCACGATGGTTCTGCGCAATCTTGATCTGGATACTCTGCGGACACTGGTAACGACGAATGATGTGGGTGGTTTTGCGCAGGCTGCGGAGCGGCTTGGGCGAACACCTTCTGCGATCAGTTTGCAGATGAAGCGGCTTCAGGAAGAGTTGGGGACGCCGCTGTTTCGTAAGCAGGGGCGCGTGCTGAAGCTGACTGAGGCCGGGCAGACTGCGCTTGGTTATGCGCGGCGGATGCTGGCGTTGAATGATGACCTGTTGCAGACGATGCAGGGTGTGACGCTGGCCGGTACGGTTCGCATTGGTGCGCCGCAGGATTTTGCTTCGGTGCTGCCGGATGCGTTGCGGCAGTTCACAACGCTGTATCCGCGGACGCAGGTGGAGTTGCGCATTGAAGGTAACGGCGCACTGATTGAAGCGTTGGATAAGGGCCAGCTTGATGTGGCGTTGACGATTGGATTTGCCGATCGTAAAGATGCGTTGTTGTTGGGCGAGTTGCCGGTGCTGTGGATTGCGAGCCGAGGCTTTCGCATGCAGGAGACTGCTCTGCCGCTGGCGTTGCTGGGACCACAGTGTGCTTTTCGTAAGGCTGCGGTGCAGCACTTGGAAGATGCGGGTATTCCGTATCGGATTGCAGCGACCAGTCCGAGTCTTGATGGACTTTGGGCGGCGTTGCAGGGTGGGCTTGGGATTACGGCTCGGACGGCGATGCAGTTGCCGTCTGCGCTTACCGCGAATAAGTCGCTGCATCGTTTGCCGGTGCTGCCGGGCTTTCCGGTTGCGTTGCATCGCAGTGCGAATGCCTCGGAGATTCCGGCGGTGGATGCTTTGCATTCGTTGCTGGCCACGGCGACGCAGGGGATTCTTGCGGGATTGGCTTACCCGGAGAACATGCGCATTGTGAAGAAGGCATAAGCGCCGCTCACGTTACACGTAAAAAGAATCAAATTGCGCGACGGGTTGTGCGCGGCTTACTTTGGACAGCATGATGATCAACCGTCTGCTGTTTGTTCCCGTCGTGCTGGCAGGATTTGTGACCGCTTCCGCGCAAAAGATGACAGAAGTTCCTTTGCCTGCGAGCCAGAATCAGAACAATGCCGTCCTCCCGATTTCTGGTGCTGTCTGGGTTGGGAATACGTTGTATGTGAGTGGATGGCTTGATCCGGACATGAAGTCGCATCCGGATACGACGTCGCAGACCGTGGGTATCTTTAAAGACCTGGAAAAGTTTTTGGAGACGCAGAAGCTGACACTACGCAACGTGGCGATGGTGCGCATGTTTCTGGGGAGCGATCCTGCGAAGGAAGGCAAGGTGGATTTCGCAGGAATGACGGCAGGTTATACGCAGTTCTTTGGAACGAAGGACTATCCGAATAAGCCTGCACGGACTACGTTGCAGGTGGTGTTGCCTGCGGGTGCGCGTGGTGCGCTGGTGGAAGTTGACCTAGTTGCCGTGAAGCTGAAGTAGGCGACTTATGAAGATGACTAAGTATGTTGCATTGATTGCTGTCACGCTGTTGGGTATCTCTTCCATGCGCGGCGAGGATAAGGTTGCGAATCCGTTTGTTGGTAGCTGGCAACTGATTGCTGCAGATAAGTTGCTGCCGAATGGGACACGTGTTTCGGACTATGGTGCTGAGCCGCACGGCATGGCGGTGTTTACGGCGGATGGTCACTTCATGATTGATGTGTTTCGGAATGTGCGGACGAAGTTTACGAGTAAGGATCGTGAGAAGGGGACGTTCGACGAGTACAAGGAGGCGCAACTGAGTAGCAGTTGCAGCTTTGGCACTTACACCGTTGATACTGCTGCAAACAAGATCACGTTGCATATTGACCGCAGCACGTATCCGAATGGCGATGACACGACGCAGGTTCGCGAGTACGAAGTGGAAGATGACACGCTTAGCTGGAAGGTGGCGCCGCGGCCGGATGGTTCGATTCCGATTACGGTGGTGCGTCGCATTGCTCCGTAGCTGTGAATGATTGCAAAAGTTATGGGCACGCGTTTTGCGTGCCCATAACTTTTGGTGTGAAGAGATGTTTTACTTTTCCATCTCTGGGTAAGGGCCGACACCGCCGCCTTTGATCCATGCTTCGAGGTATTCCTCGAGCACGGGAAGGGGAACACCGCCGGTGGCGAGAATGGCATCGTGGAAGGCGCGTATGTTGAACTTTTTGCCGAGCGCCTGTTGTGCGTGTTGACGCTCTTTCTGGATGACGGTCATGCCCAGGTAGTAGCTGAGGGCCTGGCCGGGCCAGGAGATGTAGCGATCGACTTCTTCTTCGATGTCGTGTTCGCTGAGTGCCGTGTTCTCACGCAGGAACTGCTGTGCCTGCTCGCGCGTCCAGCCCATGGAGTGCATGCCGGTGTCGACGACGAGACGTGAGGCGCGCCATGACTGGAAGCTGAGCATGCCGAATTTTTCGTAGGGCGTGTGGTACATATCCATCTCAGTGCCGAGGCGTTCGCAGTAGAGCGCCCAGCCTTCACCGAAGGCGGAGCCGCCGCCACGGAAGCCGTCGGGGTTCTGATGCTCGCGTGCGATGAGGCCTGCCCAGGAGTGGCCGGGTGCGGCTTCATGCAGTGTGAGTGCGGGCATGGCGTAGATGGGGCGCGAGGGCAGGTCGTACAGGTTGATCTGGAATCCGCCTGCGCCGCCGAAGCCTGCGGGTTGATAGGGCGCGACTTCGTCGGGGATGGGATGGATGCCGAAGCGTCCGCGTGGCTGATAGCCGAAGTAGCGGTCGGACTTATCGTCAAACTCCTTCATCATGTACGAGGCTTTGCCGAGGAGTTCGTCGGGTGTCTTGGCGTAGAACTGTGGGTCGGTGCGGAGGAATTTGAGGAAGGCCGAGAAGTCGCCCTGGAACTTGGCTTCCGCGATGGTGTCGAGCATCTCCTGATGAATCTTGGCGACTTCAGCAAGACCGATGTTGTGAATCTCTTCCGCAGTGAGGTCGAGCGTGGTGTAGCGCTTGATCTGCGCCTTGTAATAGGCCTTGCCGTCGGGCAGCGATTCAGCAGCGATGGATGTCTGCGTGTGCGGATAGTATTCCGTGTTCCAGAAGGCCAGCAGTTCCTTGTACGCCGGGATGACCTGCTGTTCAATGACCTTCTTGCCTTCGGCGCGGAGGCGCGCCTGCTCTGCGGTGTTGACCGTGGAGGGCATGTGCGTGAACGCCTTCCAGAAGGGCGTGGCATCGGCGCTGGTGGCGTTGGCGATGGGAACGATGGTCTGGTCGCGTCCGTTTAAGGTGATCTTCGGTGGTGCGAATCCGCGAGCCACGCCTGCGCGCATGTTGACGATGTTTTCCTGGAAGTAACGCGGGATGTCCGCCATCCAGAGCAGGTAGTTCTCGTAATCCTTTTCCGTGCGGAAGCCGCGCTGGCCGGTGCCCTGCGCCTCTGTCCAGAAGGTTTCGAGTGAGTTGACGGGCTTCTCGTACTCCTTGAATTTCTTGTCGGCGATCTGCGTGTTGATCTGGTAGACGTAAATCTCCAGATTCATGCGTTCGGCTTCGCTCATGCCGTCGGTGGAGAGCTTGTCGAGTTGTGCCTTCACGCCCTCGTAGTGTTCGAGCGCCTTCTGTTGCGTGGCGGCGTCGACTGCGGGAAGCACCGAGGGCTGGATGCGTTGACGTGCGCCCGGTGGGCGGTATCCACGCTGCGTTTCGCGCCATGCCATGTCGGCCTTGTGGATGGCCGTGAGTTGCTCGCCTGCTTTGCTGGGTGGGCCGGATGGAAACGGCGAAGCGGGGATGGGGCTGCCGTCTTCTGTGGTGGTGGCAGCGGCCGCCGCAGGCTGCGCGGGTTTGGCAGTGGCAGGTTTTGCCGATGGAGCCTGAGCGGCTGCAATGGCTATCGCTGAGCACATGGACACTGCGGCCCAGGCACGAAGTACGCGCATGACGTCTCCAGGAAGAGAGGATGTTTACCAACGTAAACTAACGCGACGTTTCTGCACGCGCGGCGACGCGACATTTATGCGCGCACGAAATGGAAGAGGAGTTGTTGCTTGCTGGCGACGGGCTTGCCTGCCTTGGTGGCGGGTGTGAAGGTCCAGGTCTGGATGACGGCCATGACGGCTTCGTCGAAGCCGTGTCCTAAGCCTTGATCGAGCGTGGTTTCGACGACCTTTCCGCTTTCGTCGATGACGATATCAACGACAACATCGCCGTTGGTGCCGTGGGGCAACATGGCGAGATCGGGCTTGGGGTCGGGATAGAAATCGGCGGTGGCGACGGAGACGTCGTCTTCGCCGGTGGGGTCGCCGCCGCTGCTTACGGGCGGGGGATCAGGCTGCTTGAGCGGAAGCTTTGGGGGATCTTTGGGGGGCTGAATTTTGGGTTTCGGCTTTTGCACGACGGCTTGATGGCCGGGCGCGTACGGGATGATGACCGCCGCGACTTTGTGCGGACGCGCGACGGCCTTCACCACCTTATGGAACTGGAAGGTGAAGGCCGCGAGCAGAACAAGATGCAACACCACAGAGGCCACTCTTTGAATGGACGTGCGCCTGCCGTCGCGGGGCATCTCCTGCACAAAGAGTGTTTGCATACGCTATCGTAGCGATGCTTTGCGGTTTTCCGTCAATACCGCTGGCGAGTTTTGTCTTACTGCTGCTTTGGTGCGCCGGTGTAATAGCCGTCGCGGTATTGCAGGATGAGCTTCTTCTGCTTGGGGATATCGACGGTGAGGCGATGGTAGCCGTCGTCGTTGTTTACGGGTGAGAAGCCGAGGCGGTACTGGCTGCGGAGTTCTTCCGCGATGTCCTTGTAGATGTCGGCGACGGTGTATTTCTTGGTGACTTCAAACATGCGTCCGCCGGTTTCTTCGGTCATGCGTTGCAGGATTTTCTTGCCGTCGTTCTTTTCGCGGCTGCCTTGATCACCCATGCGTCCGCCACCGCCGGGGAAGCCGCCGCGGCCGCCGGGAAAGCGTCCGGGGAATCCGTTGCCGTAGCCGTTGTGATCCTGCTCACCCTTGTAATAGATCGCGTAGACGGTGAAGTCGGCGCGTTGCGCGGCTTCGATGGCGTCGGTGAGGGTTTCGCGGGAGCCGCGATCGTCGCCGTCCGTGAGCAAGATGAGTGCGCGGCGGCTGGGGCCAGCGGGTTTCGCGTCCTTTGCGGGTTTGGGGAGGACTTCCGTTGAGGCTAGGTAGACGGCGTCGTAAAGGAGCGTGCCGCCGCCAGCTCCGCTGCGCTGGCCACCGCCTCCGGGACGTTGACCGCCGCCGTGACGGCCTTGTCCGCCGTAGCCTCCGCTGCCATAGCCACCGTTGCCGTAGCCGCCGTTGTTGCTGCTCCCGCTGTTACCTGAGTTGCCGCTGCCGTTGTCGCTACGGTCGTCCTGATTGAACTGCGGCTTTTCGCGGTCGGAGTCAATCTTTTGCAGCGCTGCCTGAAGCTTGGGCATGGAGCTGGTGACGTCTGCGAGGAGGTCTGCCTGGCGACCGAACTGGATGACGAATGCCTTGTCGCGGTCAGGCTGGAGCATGTTGTCGAGGAAGGAGGAGGAGGCGGTGCGCTCGGCGTCGAGGACGGTGCGCTGGCTGCCGCTGACGTCGACCATGAGGCCGAGGGTGAGCGGGAGGTTGTTCTCCTTGTCGAAGTAACGGATGTTCTGCGATTTGGCGTCGACGGTGAGGGTGAAGTCGTCTTTGGTGAGGGTGCGGACGAGCTTTTCTTTGCTGTCGCGGACGGTGACGGGGACGACGACGAGGCGTGCGTCGACGTTCAGCGTTTGCGTCTTGGCGTCTGCTTGTGCGGCGCTTTGAGCCAGGGCAGGCAGGGGGAAGGCGAGCAGAGAGGCGCACAGGAGGGCGGCAACAGGCGCGGAGTATCGCATGAACGATTGGACGTTGGCGGTGGTGCGAAGGCTACAGGATGCGCGAAGTTGCGTGGGCCTGTGGCTAACGTTTCATGATGGTGTTTGCGATGCCGTCCCAGAGCGTGAGGCGCGACTGGAGGGCGTAGGTGGCGGCTTGTTCCGCTTCCTGCCATTTGTGTTCGTCGTCGCCGCAGAGTTCGGCGATCATGCGGAGGGCCATGGGGCCGTGTGCTTCGCCGTCGACTTCGATGTGGCGTTCGAGATACCAGAGGAAGGTGTCGAGGTTGCCGCCGAGGTCGCGGTTCAGGTCGCGCACGAAGCCTTTGAACATGGCCGGGATGAGGTCTTCGCGGCCGAAGGTGAAGGCAGCGGCGGTGGTGTGGAGTTTCTCTTCGCTGAGGATGTGGAAGGTGTCGCGCACGAAGAGTTTGGCGGGTTCGGAGGCGTGGCTACCGCGCACGGCCTGATGAAGGTCCGCGCCGTCGCGCAGGGCGAAGACGAGGCGGTCGATGGCGGTGGTGTCCGCGCCGCACTGCTGCATGGCGAGGAGATACAGCTCGAAGTGGCTTAGGGATTGGCCCTGGTAGACGTCGGTTTCTTCGCCGAGGACGATCTCGTTGACGAGGCGGCGGCTCTCGGGGAATGTGCTGGGAATCCAGGGGACGTCAATGCAGGTGAGTCCGCGCTGGAGAGCTTTGAGCAGGCTCATAAAGTCCCATACGGCGAAGACGTGCGATTCCATAAAAGTGTGCAGGTCAGCGAGTGTGTGGAACGAGCTGTAGAGGCGGTGGTTTGCGAGCTGGTCGTAAAGCGGTTTCAGCTTGGCTTCGAGGGCTGCGATCTGCTGTGTTGTCGCGGTCATTTTGCGGCTACCTTGAAGGGCAATGCGTTCTGATCGAGACGGCGAAGGAAGTCCCAGGAGTAGATGCCGCTTTCGTGGCCGTCGGCCCATTTGAACTTGATGGCGTAACGGCCGATGGGCTCTGCGCTGTTGGGCTTGGCGGGCGGCGTGTAGATGGGGAAGAGGGCTTTGGGCGCGGGGCGGGGTTCGCCGAGGGCGCGGCCTGTCTTCTCGCGTTCTTCGTGGCAGGTGGCGCAGGGGCAGGCGTCGCGGAGGTAGGGGAAAGTCCACTTGGAGTGGTGGCCGTCTTTCCAGGTGATCTCCATGCCGGTGCCGTTGGTGATGTCGACTTTGACCTTGGCGGGACTGATGGCGGCAGGGGGCAGCGGCTGTTCGGTGGCGGCGGTGCGCTCACTCTCTTCGCGGCTGATCATGCGGATGCCTTCGTGACTCATACTTCTAATTCTCTTCCTTCAGTGGGCCGGATGCAGGGTGCGGTAGAAGAAATAGCCGCTGACACTGAATCCGACGATGATGACGAGGATGCGCATGGCGCGCTGGGGCAGTTTGCGGGCGTAGTGTGCGCCGATATAGCCGCCGATGCCTGCGGCGATCATGGCGATGAAGCAGTAATGCCAGACGACGGCGCGCTCCACGATGAACGTGATGACCGCCGAGAAGTTGGAGAGGCAGGCGACGAGCACCTTCATGCCGTTGAGCTGGTGCATGTTATCCACGCCGAGGAGGGCGAGCAGCGCCATGACCATGAGGCCTCCACCAGCGCCGAAGTAGCCGATGTAAATGCACACGGGCAGTAGCAGCGGAAAGAGCAGCAACGATGAGATGGGGCGATGTACATGTGGCTGGCTTGTTTCTTTACGCATCCAGCGGCTGATGCGTCCGGAAAAGAGAAACAGTAGCGTGGCGCTGCTGATCATCCAGGGCAGGATGTAGAGAAAGATTTGTGGGGGCAACCACAGTAGAATCAGCGCGCCAGCAACGCCGCCGAGGATGGAGGCGATGAATGCAACGATGAGGAGTTCGCGGCGGAGGTCGTTGCGGAGTTTCAGAACGCTGGTGAGCTGGCCGGGCCAGATGGCGACGGTGTTTGTTGCGTTGGCCTGCACGGGCGGGATACCCACGCCGAGCATGGCCGGGAAGCTGATGAATGATCCGCCTGCCGCTGCTGCGTTGAGAGCGCCGGCTGCCAGCGATGCCACCACCAACAGGATGTAATGGGCGTGCGTGGACAGCATTGTGGGCATTATTGTCCATTTTATCGGGTTGAGGAGCTGTGGCGCGGCAGGCGCAACCGCCTACGTCGCGGGCCTGTCGATACAGGGGTGTTTCATTTGAGGTAGTTAGGGCGCTCAGTATAATTGGCCCCATGCCGTCAACCGATGACCGTCTTTCTCCGCTCACCGAAGTACGGAATCCTGTTTCATCGGTAACAACAGTTAAGCGTCCGCCGCACCTGAAAGCATTGACGAGCATACGCGCGCTGGCAGCACTGTATGTGGGCTTCTATCACATGGTGCGGCCGTTTGAATTGTGGGGCAGGTTTGGCGGGTTCTGGGGTGCTGGCTACACGGCTGTCAGTTTCTTCTTCTTCCTCTCCGGGTTCATCCTGGTCTACACGCATGGCGTGGAGTTTGTCAGTGGGAGGGGAGACGTAAAACGCTTTCTGGTCGCCCGCTTTGCGCGCGTGTATCCGCTGTACCTGCTTGTCACAAGCATCGCGGGAATTCTTAGCTATAAGACAATTTTTCACCCTAAGTACCACGTGATCGCGTACATCGCGCAGATGTTTATGCTTCAGTCCTGGCATATCCGCCTGACGCCGTTCTTCAATATCGTTGCGTGGAGCTTGTCAGAAGAAGCCTTCTTTTACTTCTGTTTCCCATTCATCGCTCCACGCCTGCAGCCAAACTCCCTGCGCCATGGCATATTGCTGCTGGCGGGATGCTGTGTTCTTGCGTTGATTCCGGGCATGATCGCCATGCATCTTGACCCTGCTCGCGCCTGGCACGAGGTAGCTGTGTCCAATCGTGGGCCGGTGGTGTACGTTGTCCGACGGTTCCCACCGCTGATGCTTCCCCAGTTCCTGTGCGGCATCGTGGCGGGATGGATTTACCTGCAACGACCGATCAGCGACGGCTTTGCAAAGGTGGCATTGGCCGTAGGAAGCGTGGTGATGGTTACCGCGTTGCTCTTCGCGGATCATCTGCCGTTCGTTCTGCTGCATAACGGTCTGCTGATTCCTTGCTATGTGCTGATTCTTTATGGGCTTGCACGTCCGAATATCGTGTCGAATGTGCTGTCGTGGTCCCCGTTTGTTTTGGCGGGGGAGGCAAGCTATGCGTTTTACCTGACGCATTTCATGTTTAACGACTGGGCAGCGTGGGTCTTTCACTGGCCGATGACGATTGCCGGCCTGGTCCCTCGGCTGCTTGTTCTTCTGCCCCTGAGTCTCCTGCTGCATTTGTATGTGGAGCGTCCGGGCCGCCGCTGGGTGATGAAGTGGTGGGATGCCCGGGCGGCGAGGTTGCAGGCCGCTTAGTCCAGAGGGGCGTCCGCATCGTTATTCGGCCTGGAACATCCAATGACCGTGAGCAAAGTTCAGAATCACCCGTCTGTTTTACGTAAACTGCGGCAGCTCTGGAATGTTGTTCGTGAGAGCCACCGCCAACCGATGCAGGGCA contains the following coding sequences:
- a CDS encoding Rid family hydrolase, whose translation is MMINRLLFVPVVLAGFVTASAQKMTEVPLPASQNQNNAVLPISGAVWVGNTLYVSGWLDPDMKSHPDTTSQTVGIFKDLEKFLETQKLTLRNVAMVRMFLGSDPAKEGKVDFAGMTAGYTQFFGTKDYPNKPARTTLQVVLPAGARGALVEVDLVAVKLK
- a CDS encoding lipocalin-like domain-containing protein, with amino-acid sequence MKMTKYVALIAVTLLGISSMRGEDKVANPFVGSWQLIAADKLLPNGTRVSDYGAEPHGMAVFTADGHFMIDVFRNVRTKFTSKDREKGTFDEYKEAQLSSSCSFGTYTVDTAANKITLHIDRSTYPNGDDTTQVREYEVEDDTLSWKVAPRPDGSIPITVVRRIAP
- a CDS encoding DUF885 domain-containing protein — its product is MRVLRAWAAVSMCSAIAIAAAQAPSAKPATAKPAQPAAAAATTTEDGSPIPASPFPSGPPSKAGEQLTAIHKADMAWRETQRGYRPPGARQRIQPSVLPAVDAATQQKALEHYEGVKAQLDKLSTDGMSEAERMNLEIYVYQINTQIADKKFKEYEKPVNSLETFWTEAQGTGQRGFRTEKDYENYLLWMADIPRYFQENIVNMRAGVARGFAPPKITLNGRDQTIVPIANATSADATPFWKAFTHMPSTVNTAEQARLRAEGKKVIEQQVIPAYKELLAFWNTEYYPHTQTSIAAESLPDGKAYYKAQIKRYTTLDLTAEEIHNIGLAEVAKIHQEMLDTIAEAKFQGDFSAFLKFLRTDPQFYAKTPDELLGKASYMMKEFDDKSDRYFGYQPRGRFGIHPIPDEVAPYQPAGFGGAGGFQINLYDLPSRPIYAMPALTLHEAAPGHSWAGLIAREHQNPDGFRGGGSAFGEGWALYCERLGTEMDMYHTPYEKFGMLSFQSWRASRLVVDTGMHSMGWTREQAQQFLRENTALSEHDIEEEVDRYISWPGQALSYYLGMTVIQKERQHAQQALGKKFNIRAFHDAILATGGVPLPVLEEYLEAWIKGGGVGPYPEMEK
- a CDS encoding VWA domain-containing protein — its product is MRYSAPVAALLCASLLAFPLPALAQSAAQADAKTQTLNVDARLVVVPVTVRDSKEKLVRTLTKDDFTLTVDAKSQNIRYFDKENNLPLTLGLMVDVSGSQRTVLDAERTASSSFLDNMLQPDRDKAFVIQFGRQADLLADVTSSMPKLQAALQKIDSDREKPQFNQDDRSDNGSGNSGNSGSSNNGGYGNGGYGSGGYGGQGRHGGGQRPGGGGQRSGAGGGTLLYDAVYLASTEVLPKPAKDAKPAGPSRRALILLTDGDDRGSRETLTDAIEAAQRADFTVYAIYYKGEQDHNGYGNGFPGRFPGGRGGFPGGGGRMGDQGSREKNDGKKILQRMTEETGGRMFEVTKKYTVADIYKDIAEELRSQYRLGFSPVNNDDGYHRLTVDIPKQKKLILQYRDGYYTGAPKQQ
- a CDS encoding energy transducer TonB; translation: MQTLFVQEMPRDGRRTSIQRVASVVLHLVLLAAFTFQFHKVVKAVARPHKVAAVIIPYAPGHQAVVQKPKPKIQPPKDPPKLPLKQPDPPPVSSGGDPTGEDDVSVATADFYPDPKPDLAMLPHGTNGDVVVDIVIDESGKVVETTLDQGLGHGFDEAVMAVIQTWTFTPATKAGKPVASKQQLLFHFVRA
- a CDS encoding LysR substrate-binding domain-containing protein; amino-acid sequence: MVLRNLDLDTLRTLVTTNDVGGFAQAAERLGRTPSAISLQMKRLQEELGTPLFRKQGRVLKLTEAGQTALGYARRMLALNDDLLQTMQGVTLAGTVRIGAPQDFASVLPDALRQFTTLYPRTQVELRIEGNGALIEALDKGQLDVALTIGFADRKDALLLGELPVLWIASRGFRMQETALPLALLGPQCAFRKAAVQHLEDAGIPYRIAATSPSLDGLWAALQGGLGITARTAMQLPSALTANKSLHRLPVLPGFPVALHRSANASEIPAVDALHSLLATATQGILAGLAYPENMRIVKKA
- a CDS encoding DUF971 domain-containing protein, encoding MSHEGIRMISREESERTAATEQPLPPAAISPAKVKVDITNGTGMEITWKDGHHSKWTFPYLRDACPCATCHEEREKTGRALGEPRPAPKALFPIYTPPAKPNSAEPIGRYAIKFKWADGHESGIYSWDFLRRLDQNALPFKVAAK
- a CDS encoding DUF3050 domain-containing protein, which translates into the protein MTATTQQIAALEAKLKPLYDQLANHRLYSSFHTLADLHTFMESHVFAVWDFMSLLKALQRGLTCIDVPWIPSTFPESRRLVNEIVLGEETDVYQGQSLSHFELYLLAMQQCGADTTAIDRLVFALRDGADLHQAVRGSHASEPAKLFVRDTFHILSEEKLHTTAAAFTFGREDLIPAMFKGFVRDLNRDLGGNLDTFLWYLERHIEVDGEAHGPMALRMIAELCGDDEHKWQEAEQAATYALQSRLTLWDGIANTIMKR
- a CDS encoding histidine-type phosphatase; the encoded protein is MYWKRIASLLIAASCVTLAAVAQTQTMSADDELRGVIVLLRHGVRAPIESEIRASSYNAQPWPAWPVEQGVLTPHGTKALNLLGEWYRARYASLLEGSSCDKRGIYAEANTSQRTIASAHAMLDGLAPGCDVTVHQAPKGKRNRLFTGASGTAVNQQQLTDAVDGRMANNPDWYVHAFAVPMALMYHVMHDCTVLDKDCDANTPDFRTVRVKDGKAMPRNAREENPVTLGADFAEHFLLEYTEGMRMEQVGWGRITRADLDQLMEMNTRYHDFMLRTPYSTQVVASNLADRIRATIEATASGKAVPRELGVAADRFILLDGHDGNLSWLGGLLRMDWVLKDQTFNATPPGGGFVFEVHHSRSTGKNTVQISYVSQTLDQMRYLQPLTEQNGPSIAPVFVPGCSGPAPAYACSVEDFSRVVGAAIDTNFLEANDR
- a CDS encoding sulfite exporter TauE/SafE family protein, translating into MPTMLSTHAHYILLVVASLAAGALNAAAAGGSFISFPAMLGVGIPPVQANATNTVAIWPGQLTSVLKLRNDLRRELLIVAFIASILGGVAGALILLWLPPQIFLYILPWMISSATLLFLFSGRISRWMRKETSQPHVHRPISSLLLFPLLLPVCIYIGYFGAGGGLMVMALLALLGVDNMHQLNGMKVLVACLSNFSAVITFIVERAVVWHYCFIAMIAAGIGGYIGAHYARKLPQRAMRILVIIVGFSVSGYFFYRTLHPAH
- a CDS encoding acyltransferase family protein, which produces MPSTDDRLSPLTEVRNPVSSVTTVKRPPHLKALTSIRALAALYVGFYHMVRPFELWGRFGGFWGAGYTAVSFFFFLSGFILVYTHGVEFVSGRGDVKRFLVARFARVYPLYLLVTSIAGILSYKTIFHPKYHVIAYIAQMFMLQSWHIRLTPFFNIVAWSLSEEAFFYFCFPFIAPRLQPNSLRHGILLLAGCCVLALIPGMIAMHLDPARAWHEVAVSNRGPVVYVVRRFPPLMLPQFLCGIVAGWIYLQRPISDGFAKVALAVGSVVMVTALLFADHLPFVLLHNGLLIPCYVLILYGLARPNIVSNVLSWSPFVLAGEASYAFYLTHFMFNDWAAWVFHWPMTIAGLVPRLLVLLPLSLLLHLYVERPGRRWVMKWWDARAARLQAA